The Vitis riparia cultivar Riparia Gloire de Montpellier isolate 1030 chromosome 3, EGFV_Vit.rip_1.0, whole genome shotgun sequence genome includes a region encoding these proteins:
- the LOC117911509 gene encoding organ-specific protein P4-like — MASSLAFFTIFSLLLVGNAIGGRKEPGVYWRDVMKDEPMPKAIQGLLPEDQSSSLLSKKPNCQTMPGARNGGDIVKGFEPKKEKVFWVYDDEDAKLTKEKSFVKDLEPRTNVSAYHDKVATKEEKEKPFVGDFEPRPNVSAYNE; from the exons ATGGCTTCTTCCTTGGCTTTCTTCACTATTTTCTCACTTCTCTTG GTGGGCAATGCAATAGGTGGAAGAAAAGAGCCTGGGGTATACTGGAGGGATGTTATGAAGGATGAGCCCATGCCAAAAGCAATCCAAGGCCTTCTCCCTGAAGATCAATCATCTTCTCTCTTAAGCAAGAAACCCAACTGTCAGACAATGCCAGGGGCAAGAAATGGGGGTGATATTGTCAAGGGTTTTGAGCCTAAAAAAGAGAAGGTTTTCTGGGTTTATGATGATGAGGATGCTAAACTCACAAAAGAGAAATCATTTGTTAAGGACCTTGAGCCCAGGACTAATGTCTCAGCCTACCATGATAAAGTTGCTACtaaagaagagaaggagaagccATTTGTGGGTGACTTTGAACCTAGGCCTAATGTTTCTGCTTATAATGAATAA
- the LOC117908442 gene encoding BURP domain-containing protein BNM2A-like isoform X1: MLFCLLTSSVGLFVVLPEGEDKEEEERISQKRRKMNLRFSFWSIFLHFLAVMCFHGSGAREMHREELMVAPKFPMDDFPEGVNILQLHSMDGSEKKDGGQHAMEDRLHGHDKRGKETRKREDTEHVHGHSSSHMDHLDPSVVVFFTMKDLKVGKTMPIYFAKTDPASSPRMLPKEEADSIPFSFAQLPHLLEFFSFSQGSPQARAMENTLRECGLKPIKGETKFCATSLESLLDFVHSIFGLESHFQVLTTSYLTKSSTLFQNYTFLEVPTEIPAPKMVACHTMPYPYAIFYCHSQASENKVFKVSLEGQNGDRVEAFAVCHLDTSAWSRDHVSFRVLGIEPGTSPVCHFFPASNLIWVPRPTLN, translated from the exons ATGCTCTTTTGTTTGCTGACTAGTTCTGTTGGTCTCTTTGTTGTCTTACCAGAAGGAgaagataaagaagaagaagaaaggatttcccagaaaagaagaaaaatgaaccTGAGATTTTCCTTTTGGAGCATCTTCCTTCACTTTCTGGCTGTGATG TGTTTCCATGGAAGTGGAGCCAGGGAGATGCATAGAGAGGAGTTGATGGTGGCTCCAAAATTTCCCATGGATGATTTCCCAGAAGGGGTTAATATATTGCAACTCCATAGCATGGATGGAAGTGAGAAAAAGGATGGTGGGCAACATGCCATGGAGGACAGATTGCATGGTCATGATAAGCGAGGCAAAGAAACCCGAAAAAGGGAAGACACAGAGCATGTTCATGGTCATTCATCATCCCACATGGATCACTTGGACCCTTCAGTTGTTGTCTTCTTCACTATGAAGGATCTGAAGGTTGGGAAAACAATGCCCATCTACTTTGCCAAAACGGACCCTGCTTCTTCTCCTCGCATGTTACCTAAAGAAGAAGCTGATTCCATTCCTTTCTCATTTGCCCAACTCCCACACCTCCTTGAATTCTTCTCCTTTTCTCAAGGCTCCCCCCAAGCCAGAGCCATGGAAAATACACTTAGAGAATGTGGACTTAAGCCCATCAAAGGAGAGACCAAGTTCTGTGCTACTTCCCTAGAATCCTTGCTTGATTTTGTGCATAGCATCTTTGGGCTGGAGTCCCATTTCCAAGTCTTAACAACTTCCTATCTCACAAAGTCAAGTACCCTTTTCCAAAACTACACCTTCTTGGAAGTGCCTACAGAGATACCAGCTCCCAAAATGGTAGCTTGTCATACTATGCCCTACCCTTATGCAATTTTCTACTGCCATTCCCAAGCGAGTGAGAACAAGGTGTTTAAGGTGTCACTAGAAGGCCAAAATGGAGATAGGGTGGAAGCCTTTGCTGTTTGCCATTTGGATACCTCTGCCTGGAGCCGTGATCATGTGTCATTCCGTGTGCTCGGGATCGAGCCTGGGACATCCCCTGTGTGTCATTTCTTCCCTGCATCCAACCTCATATGGGTTCCGAGGCCTACTCTGAACTAG
- the LOC117908442 gene encoding BURP domain-containing protein BNM2A-like isoform X2 — MNLRFSFWSIFLHFLAVMCFHGSGAREMHREELMVAPKFPMDDFPEGVNILQLHSMDGSEKKDGGQHAMEDRLHGHDKRGKETRKREDTEHVHGHSSSHMDHLDPSVVVFFTMKDLKVGKTMPIYFAKTDPASSPRMLPKEEADSIPFSFAQLPHLLEFFSFSQGSPQARAMENTLRECGLKPIKGETKFCATSLESLLDFVHSIFGLESHFQVLTTSYLTKSSTLFQNYTFLEVPTEIPAPKMVACHTMPYPYAIFYCHSQASENKVFKVSLEGQNGDRVEAFAVCHLDTSAWSRDHVSFRVLGIEPGTSPVCHFFPASNLIWVPRPTLN; from the exons atgaaccTGAGATTTTCCTTTTGGAGCATCTTCCTTCACTTTCTGGCTGTGATG TGTTTCCATGGAAGTGGAGCCAGGGAGATGCATAGAGAGGAGTTGATGGTGGCTCCAAAATTTCCCATGGATGATTTCCCAGAAGGGGTTAATATATTGCAACTCCATAGCATGGATGGAAGTGAGAAAAAGGATGGTGGGCAACATGCCATGGAGGACAGATTGCATGGTCATGATAAGCGAGGCAAAGAAACCCGAAAAAGGGAAGACACAGAGCATGTTCATGGTCATTCATCATCCCACATGGATCACTTGGACCCTTCAGTTGTTGTCTTCTTCACTATGAAGGATCTGAAGGTTGGGAAAACAATGCCCATCTACTTTGCCAAAACGGACCCTGCTTCTTCTCCTCGCATGTTACCTAAAGAAGAAGCTGATTCCATTCCTTTCTCATTTGCCCAACTCCCACACCTCCTTGAATTCTTCTCCTTTTCTCAAGGCTCCCCCCAAGCCAGAGCCATGGAAAATACACTTAGAGAATGTGGACTTAAGCCCATCAAAGGAGAGACCAAGTTCTGTGCTACTTCCCTAGAATCCTTGCTTGATTTTGTGCATAGCATCTTTGGGCTGGAGTCCCATTTCCAAGTCTTAACAACTTCCTATCTCACAAAGTCAAGTACCCTTTTCCAAAACTACACCTTCTTGGAAGTGCCTACAGAGATACCAGCTCCCAAAATGGTAGCTTGTCATACTATGCCCTACCCTTATGCAATTTTCTACTGCCATTCCCAAGCGAGTGAGAACAAGGTGTTTAAGGTGTCACTAGAAGGCCAAAATGGAGATAGGGTGGAAGCCTTTGCTGTTTGCCATTTGGATACCTCTGCCTGGAGCCGTGATCATGTGTCATTCCGTGTGCTCGGGATCGAGCCTGGGACATCCCCTGTGTGTCATTTCTTCCCTGCATCCAACCTCATATGGGTTCCGAGGCCTACTCTGAACTAG